A region of the Andrena cerasifolii isolate SP2316 chromosome 15, iyAndCera1_principal, whole genome shotgun sequence genome:
TTCCAAAATTACTGGATAAAAACCGACGATGCAATTTGTGTTCATTACGACAAACTAGACGTCGAACTCTTTATACATGCTCTATAATATATGTCAAAACAGGATGTTATGCAAGCTGCAATCGTGCAACTCATTAATGCCCATgcattatacaaaatgaataatgaatgtgTACCTCTttgttgagttttttttatctgTTTGTTCATACTTCTTGTCCtaccaaatgaaaaaataataatgaatttatatgtCAGAAATTCGAATTTACGGTATTGATTGTTTCGTATGGAAATCCTTTTGAGGAAATCCTTGAAAGCTATTGAATGCAATCCCAGGTTCTCGCACACCTTCTGAGTTCAAGCATCAGCTACCAGCATTGTAAGGTCACGTTCAAAAACTAGCACGGAAAAACCCTCGGGAAacacaacgcgctctacgtaTTTATGAGTCCTGacaataaactcttcctcgtcttccGTTTCAAATCTCGCTCCTGCGTACATATCGATTACATGCAAATTCCCAGCCACGATGAAGCGATAGCGCaacaccacagacgaggtacataTTCAGATCTGATatccgtcaccatgacatctggtggcgaaaagtAGATACGCTCGTTGGATACAGACAGCGTGTGGGGAAAGGTATTTTGGTCGGTTGAGAGTGGGGGAAGTTACgcacgtccacgcatgcgcgtgatgacgccgcgacgtcaaaccaatcaacgccaaggtgggaaacgaaacggcgccaccgtcaagccaagtgaggacgcggccaaccagcgtcgccaggGAATCGGTTgctatagtgatcctctagggcaggccttcccaagtaggggaaatgcactcctaaaacagatgtttcggttctccctccaccggtgcgccttcagctaaggtgggacgactcctacaaccctctctccgaggagacagtaacgtcgctgggaagcatgttgggcgctttagggcgaaagtaccaaatgtgtcaaatttttataggaaatttcataatgacttaaaaatagtaggaaaaattaaaatttaaactagcatttcaaaatgacgtaaaaagaattacaaaaaatgtattacatacattgttaaattaaaatttaaactagcatttcaaaatgacgtaaaaagaattacaaaaaatgtattatatacattgttaaattaaaatttaaactagttaaaatttaaactagtttaaattttaatttaacaatgtataaactagtttaaattttaactagtttaaattttaatttaacaatgtataaactagtttaaattttaactagtttaaattttaatttaataatgtacgtaatacattttttgtaattctttttacgtcattttgaaatgctagtttaaattttaatttttcctactatttttaagtcatcaaacatctgttttaggagtgcatttcccctacttgggaagacctgctctagggagtgatcggtataaccgcagccatcttgcagtaaaaccggaaataaacatatctatctctttctatcagtatttatctctctctttctgtcagtatttctgtctctttctagcagtatttttgtctctttcttttttacagtttctttttctgtctacttccgcttttgctccaaaatggcggcaaccaatcagcgacgatacacgttgttcagATCACTCCCTCGAGGATCACTAGGTTGTtaacgctggttggctgcggcctcacttggcttCACAGTGGCGCCActtcgtttcccatcttggcgttgattggttcgacgttgCGGCGTCATCACCCGCATGCGTGGGAGTGCGTAAGCGTAACTTCCTCCGCTCTCAACCGGCCAAAACTCCCACAACGCTGGATAcagatcatttatattttacatcaaTCCCTGCCCGATCTCGTGCCGTTGCATTGGAGGTCGTTAAAGCTTAAGTTCcctatacatatattatttattgaCATGGAGGTGGGGTTTTTTTCTCCGCGTTCTAAATCAAAAAGCAGAATTAAGTGTGCAGTAAGAGGATGCGAGAGCAgagcaaataaaaattccaatgTACGGTTTCATTGCTTTCCACAGCCAAATGAACGCTTTGTGTAcaagaaaaatgtatttggcaATGTGGAGAAAATCGACCGTTTAAAAGCATGGAAAATTGCAttcaaaatttgtgaaattacTCCAAGTATGAAAGTGTGCTCACTGCATTTTAAGAAACAAGATTACATACTGCCAGGTAATCGACATAGAAAGAAGCGAGGGTAAACCTATGGCTAAGGTGTAAATATATACATGCATAAGTACCATATGTTAAATGCAAATAAATGgttcatttatattattttcattctatatagATGCCGCGTCGaaacagaaaaatttaaaaaaaattgctatcCCATCGTGCAACTTGCCAAGCAGTAGCACAAACGAAGTACACATTGCAGCTAATAAAGTAAGGATCGAAAGACGGATAAAAAGGAGAGAAAATGTAGAAGTGGAAATGCAAATGATTAAAACAGAACAAAACATAAAAACAGAAATGAGTATGGTAGATGAAAATGAAGAAGGAAACCACATACTTGAACACGTACATGAAGTATACGCAGAGAAAGCCACAGATTTTACTGTGCCATTATTTAAAGATGCTGAAGTACAAGTGCAGAATGATTGTATAAATTcgaaattcattaattttatcagGAACGATAGTGAATTGAATATTGCCACAGGAATTGAATCTTTCAATATTCTTAATACCATCGTTGGCATCATAAAGCTTGTACATGGAAccaaatttgaaggaaacaatgTGCGAATGAATACACTGGAGAGAGTTGTTATGACGTACGTAAAGTTAAAGCAGAACTTGTCGTACAGTTTCTTGGCAATTCTGTTTAACTCTTACACAGCGGAGCATTGCGAGCGAGTGTTTCATGATACTGTGAAGATATTGAGTGAGTGCTTGAAAGTGGCGATTCGCTGGCCAACGAAAGAAGATATTGCCAAGAATTTGCCTGAATCTTTCGAAGGTTTTGAGAATGTTAGAGTGGTACTGGATTACATTGAGACATTCATCCAAGAACCAACGAATCTGAGTTGTCAAGTACCGACGAATTCCAGGAATAAAGAAACGTGCAAGATAATGATAGGAGTTACCCCAGcaggaaatatttcatttataagTAAACCTTACAGTGGGATAGTAAGTGACCTGAATATATTCCAACAAAGTGATTTAACAAAATTGTTAGAACCTGGTGATGCAATAATGGTTGACAGAGGATTTCTAATTGATGAAATATGTGCAGTGAATCGTGGGAAGTACATAAAACCATCATTGTTAAAAGATAGGAAGCAGTGCACTAAGGCAGAGTCAATTGTAACATCGAAAATAGCTAGAGTTCATATCGAACGATTCAACCAGAGAATAAATACTTTCCAAATCGTAGGTTCAAAAATGCCTGCTGCACTTGTGCCGCTTCTAGAAGATATTTTTACAGTTATTTGTGCTACAattaatatcagttcttcaCTTTTGAGTGATCAGAAATtggtataattataattacaaatttatagaATAATGTATAattatgtatatgtaatgtAGGTTAGgcacattataataaaattatgtcCGTTTATTATAATCCAGTTCGATAGAATTTTGAGTATAAAAATACTAAGGTACATTAATCCTAAAACTCATTGTTCCTGAGATATTCAAAATTGTCCATGCTATTACTTTGATTCGAAGCTACATATATCCAGTACACTTCGCATATTAAATCCACGTccgtaaataatttattaaggaATTAGAAGATAGCGAAGATTCGTTGCATCCTAAGCGAAGTTGTACAACGCTCCGTTGTATGGCTCTGGGttgtacttccgaaaaccccGATGCTctgtagagctgtacgagtacttgaatattcgggtagcttaaaatccgaaccaatccgggactcggtttccaagccgagccaggtacccgaaagaaccgagcgactcggatagaaccaagtacttgaatgttttccaagcggcccggaagaaaccgggcggattggatagaacgaagaggattgaatttttccaagcggcccgaaagaaaccgggtggcttggaaagaaacgagcggtccgctcgaccttcattcggaccgttcgtttctttccaagccacccggtttcttagggcccgcccgcttactttccaagccgcccggtttctttcgggccgcttggaaaaattcaatccgctcggttccatccaatccgcccggtttctttcgggccgcttgaaaaaaattcaagtacttggttctgtccgtgccgctcggttctttcgggtacccggctcggctcggtttttcaagccgagccaggctcggcttgctttttccggatacttgatcagctctaatgCTCTGAAGAGgctgaaattttgtaaatagGTTCTTTGGCTGTATTTCCAAAAACCCCCATGCTTTTGAAAATAGGTTTTTTTCTGACAAAAATGATGATTgcaagaaggatttttggcgacttgaatttttttttaccatttaagtATCACCCCCTATGTTACCGACATCGTCGTAATCGTGGGAGATTCGAAGATGGCTCTTAagaggaccttccggtctaaaagtcgattttttttttatttcatttttcgaatgttcaaccttttaggaatacgtgtttaaacggatttgttgaaattccctaagttataggcatttgagtagcggtaaatgcatgggcaacaaccggccactcggcgcccacgtaaaactttaagcagatatatttttatacaaataaatattttaatacgaataaatattttattcaaaatacttggcgctgctcaccgaattggtgttgctaaactgaatacatatgtatgtataaattgcattaatctttttctttctttcttgtgcgtgcgttcgtgaatgtgtgtatgtgtgcgtttgcatatgctacgtatgatattagagttaaatatatgtagaataaatctgactgcgtttgtaatatgtatatgtatatgtttatgcattttagattgtaagggagttattgtaaattattaatactaagacatttattgttttttcggtttcgcagtgccaagtattttgaataaaatatttattcgtattaaaatatttatttgtataaaaatatatctgcttaatattatttaataatacattttttctttttataaatagccattgttataattggcgcaaaatttttgtatatcattaattttgtaaagctattaatttacgacaatgtttttaaattggaTCCTTTTTGATTGGTTAATTAAAGCACCGTTAGAAAGCGCAGttagaaagcacctttatgtacttgcagctcattttgatttcacatctttttttacattgtatattttctttttttttctgatttatattattatcttctattttttctggttgtatattttcttctatttttttttgcgatttatattattatcttcttttttgtgatttatttgttacatgtacttggcgtaatttttttacttttttgaagtttttatggggatattcgttacagccctactACAAACGGAAcatgctagttttcgcagcgaaaaccgaaacgtgataagttttcgtgccaacgaagacaaacgtgctgtttttcgtaagaaaattaaaacgtgctacttttagTAACGCACGATATGATACTATTTAGAAATTTAACTTGAATcttatgaataaatttaaactttaatctttggggatatgtagaggatacataccgtgccccgatggaaagaagtcggtcgagaaactctagggtccgaatagtatatccctattggccggcgcgacaacgtcgacgaatacaaagtaagcaaacgggacacgggcggtgggagccaatgcgagcgaagaacccctcttgtccctgtgacatttcaaccgtcttctttccatcggaccacagtaggtatgtattacgcaatattttttgctgcccaaattacCTCTAAGGGGATGAATTTATTGACCTacgaaaatccggctattttccgattttgtgttaaaacTCGCGAACTCTAAGATCTGTGAGAACTgtaacttaccaaatgatagtcctaattcaaaagaagtaactttttccagaaaaacttttttctatctcctacagttcgcgactaataatacaaaatcgaaaaaatttcAGGGGTCATTTGCACCCTCCTggattgaatttgggcagcaatcaAAATTGCTGTATGAATACAGCAGGAtgtcccctatatattcacaaattgtcataattttttgaaattccgggttcgggatttcccttgtcaaaagtatgaaGGGTGAAGCTTTGTAGCCtgtcatacatgaaaatggttactcttACGAAAAAACTCGTaaaaccttttttgtagagaatttcctaagctacgaatttcataataactatttttgtcgtaataCTGATAGCTAACCCGATATTTGACAAAAACAGCTTTTTGTACCTTCAACACTGTACAATTTTTAGCGGATGTCGGATGGATgtagcttgctgggaattattccgtagacagatcctaatttcactggactattttGCATTTCGAGTTTCCAGTTGTTTCGCACCTTTCTTTAGAAAAGGCGAGATAAGTACTTACTTTAAAGCCATTTTCTGTAAGTTCAATTCTACCTCTTTCGAAACCTCTGTCAAGTACGAAAATGTCTGCAAGTTTGAAGTACATACTCCGTAATCCACTTTGTATTGATTACAGATTTAAAAATGTCAGCATCTAAAAGTGTTGCTGCCCATAGACTATCTGGtccaaatatattaataaattagctgacccgttacccagTTTCACtcgggaattattattattatttattattttagatagcatatttacaaatagcctataatctaatctaggacgtatgtaatgtatgttcaaaatttcatggaaatccGTGCAACCGTTTAGGCGTAAAAGacggacaaacaaacaaacagacaacaaGTTTCACTTTCATAAATTCGTCTTCTGGCTACTGCTATGTCGCTCTTTGCAAGCGAAAATTCGTgctcttatttaaataaatatacgtGCCATGACTAATTGTAATTACAACATCTACATCTGCAGTGACTCCCAGTGGCGGACTTAAGGGAAGAggtccaggtggcaaacgttttgGGACACTCTATATATATAACAGAATTACATATACGCACGTGTGGTGTGAAAAATttgggaaacaaaaaaaaacaatataatagataaaatcataatttttttttagaagatggGACCCTTtgagggaggggaggggggcttctgggcaggggccccggcagcaactgctcatcggccggcCGTTAAATTCGCCAGGGTGACTCGATTTCAGCGAAAAGCTATTATTGTTGTGGTTTCTTGTCGCAACTTTCTGCgagtaatattatttaaataaaggtaCATGAAGTTTTGGGTTAAATTGCCCCTTGCAATAGCAATTATGCGGTTCACCACCGCTTGAGACAGATGCAAAAATATGGCGATTTCAGTTTGGGAAAAACCGCGGTATAAATACATAAGGTAAATCCCTAATTGCATAGTTGCATTGCGGTGTCTACTTTCGGGTAAGTAGGTACCGAAAATTGGTCACGCTCTAGTCCTGTTCAgt
Encoded here:
- the LOC143377418 gene encoding uncharacterized protein LOC143377418, translated to MEVGFFSPRSKSKSRIKCAVRGCESRANKNSNVRFHCFPQPNERFVYKKNVFGNVEKIDRLKAWKIAFKICEITPSMKVCSLHFKKQDYILPDAASKQKNLKKIAIPSCNLPSSSTNEVHIAANKVRIERRIKRRENVEVEMQMIKTEQNIKTEMSMVDENEEGNHILEHVHEVYAEKATDFTVPLFKDAEVQVQNDCINSKFINFIRNDSELNIATGIESFNILNTIVGIIKLVHGTKFEGNNVRMNTLERVVMTYVKLKQNLSYSFLAILFNSYTAEHCERVFHDTVKILSECLKVAIRWPTKEDIAKNLPESFEGFENVRVVLDYIETFIQEPTNLSCQVPTNSRNKETCKIMIGVTPAGNISFISKPYSGIVSDLNIFQQSDLTKLLEPGDAIMVDRGFLIDEICAVNRGKYIKPSLLKDRKQCTKAESIVTSKIARVHIERFNQRINTFQIVGSKMPAALVPLLEDIFTVICATINISSSLLSDQKLV